The DNA segment tatttctgtaatctATGATTTGGAAGTTTGTTTTGTAGATTCACCACAATGGAAggctgatttaaaaacaaaaacaagccaggtgtggtggcgcacgcctttaatcccagcactcaggaggcagaggcaggtggatctctgtgagttcaaggccaccagtatgatggtctacaaagtgagttccaggacagtcagtcagaggctacagagacaccctgtctagaaaaaaaaaaaaaaaaaaaggctgatcCTGAGCAAGGcgctctctctctcaatctctctctctctctctctctctctctctctctctctctctctctctgtgtgtgtgtgtgtgtgtgtgtgtgtgtgtgtgtgtgtgtgtgtgttgtgatatTTGAGTGGTATGGTATCTATGCACAAAAGGAGTGAAGAATAGAATCAAGTGCCCTTGGGGGCACCCACAGCACCTCACAGCTCCACACTAAAAGTTTACAGAAGGCTGGGTTCCCCTACAACTGAGGTTAGCAAGGGTGCCATAAAAACTCCAGGCATCTACTCTTTCCTTCCCACGTCACCTAAACAGATTGTTAAAGATTATTTGGTGCCACAAAAGTCAAGATTGTCTACCAGTCTTTTTCGAATTTTCAACCATGACCCACATTCTCATggcttcctacacacacacacacacacacacacacacacacacacacacacgcacgcacgcgcacgcgcgcttACAGAGCAAGAGTTTGTATCAAACTCATCTTGGTTACTTGGGTGTTCTCTTTGGTTTGTGGTGATGGCCAGCTGAAACGTTTTGTGGCTGGTACTTAGAACCAAATGCAGACGTGTTCTGAACTTATCAGAAAGCCATCCTGTCCATTCTGCAGCCCCTGGGAGCATCACTAGGATCCCCATGGGTATCCACCattgaggaagagaaggaagtctCCTACTGACAGGGGACCAACAACGTGACTCACATCCGGGTTGGCAATCGTCTTGTATCCCACCTGTCCAAGGTGCAAGTCAAGCCTCTGCAATTCCTTGCAGTGTTGTGAACCTGTCTCTTAAGGGTCCCCCAATCGTGCACCAGTCCTTTGGGATCCCTGCTGGAGGGTGAGCAAAGCCAGGTCAGAGAGCGCAGGATCCGAGGCCATCCCACTGTTCTGTTGATCAGCTGAGAAGACACTGCAGAAGGCAGTGCGTGCTCCCCCACCATTGGCTGCTGGCTGTGCTGACCCCGAAGGTCCTCTAAAACCGTCCTTGCCCCAAGCAGACTCGAGCCAGCCTGGGTGACTCAGATAACGGTAGGAGCTGGGCAGGAGTGTCCACGGATCTTCCAGGGATCTGCGCTGGGGAGGCAAGTCACTGTGCATGTCCCTGGAACGGTGTCCGTCTGGCAGCTGGGCCTGCGGGCAGGTTGGGGACCCAAGATCGCCCGCGCGAGGGGTTGGCACAGGCCCAGGACGTGGGGCCACCTGTGGGCATCCAGTCGGGCTCACGCATCTGGGACGAGACGCAGCTGGCCGGGGTTTCGCTGAAGGTCAGCCGCGAGAAACTCCGGCCCAGGGTGGCCAGGGTCGCGGGCTGCGGCGCCGGTGGGAGACTGTGCGCGCCTGGTTCCCGGGGAAGCGGCCGGGGTGCTGCGGGGCTGCTCCGGATACTCGGTGGCCGCTGCTCCTCGGCGCCACCGCCGGGCCAGGCCCGCGTCTTGGCGCGGAGTTCGTCGGCCACAGGCAGCAGCGCGTGGTGCGGCCTCTCGGGGTGGTAGAATCTGCATTTGACCCCGTAGGTGCATCTCTTGCCTAGAAAGAGGGCAGAGTGGAGAGGGCGCGGGAAGAGACCTGGAGTGAGCAGAGGCTGCAATACCTGGCCCCATGCCCTTCCCCAGGCTGCTACTCTGCTGCCTTTGGCCCTGTCAAAGACCTCAGATCTGGAAGGTGACCCAGGCGGCAAGTGTTCTGGGATGGATGGGAGAGAGTGCCCAGAGCTCCATAACCGTCAAGGCCAGCAGAGTAAGCATCCATCAAGAAACCGCCTTTGAGCAGAGTCTGAGGCCAAACTCGGTCTAGTCACACTTGGCCTCCTCGGGCCGTCCCCCGTTcctgttcccccctcccccaccaccacctctccaGGGTCAGGTAGCTGGTTGAGGGCAGAGCTTCCTTGGGCAGGGACCCAGGTTGCTGACTGACAGGCTAACGCTTCCCACCATGCCCCTGTGCTGTCTGTACCAGTTCCAAGCCAGGACACACAATGCCTGTGTGCTACCCACCATAGGGACAGTGCTGCCAAGATGGCTCTGGGGGCCTTGGCTTCTTGCTTAGGAAGTTGCTCAAGGTTGGTCCACGGCGGCCCAGGGGGTCATCAGGAGGCATGAACCTGAAAAATAGCCATAGAGGGGCTACTTCAAAAATGAATGGGACTTACCACTGGTACCAATTTGGAGGCTCAGGAGAGGAGGCCTGAGGCCCCCAGAGAATACCAGATGGCATGGACTATGTACTATACATATCACAACCTCCCTTCACACCAGCCTCTCCCTGGGTGGTGCTGGCCAGTAGGTTCAGAACCACCTCACAGTGTATTCCACAAAGGCAGTCTGAAGCCTTGCACTGTCTCTGTTAGGCAGAATTGGACTCCACCACCCCCGGAATTTACATATTAACAACTTCCTAGGTGCCTTTTatgcaggaaaagaaaaacatatttgctGGAACTCCCCACCCCTTTCCCATCATCCCCTCGAAAGCCTAAGAAAGTCCACGGCATTAACAGACTGCTCCCAGGAGGCTTGGGGACTGTGTAAATGCCTTGGAGGCTTAGGTCTTGTGATGATGATTCATCTCAACTGTCAACTTGTGGAGAATAACCTGGGCATCTCTGTCGGGTTAAATGAGGTGGGAAGACGTACCCcttatgggcagcaccattccctaagctGGGACCCTAGACCGTATAAAAAGGGGACAAGGTGTGCTGAGCATACACATTCATCACTCTTTGCTTCTTGACTGCAGAAGCAACGTGGCCAGCTGCCTCGGGTTCTTGCCACTGTGACATGCTCACTATGATGGGCTGTCACCCAGAGCCATGAACCAACAtactcccttaagttgtttttatcagggtattttatcaaagcaacaaacCAAGAAACCAAGACAGGCCCGCTTCCACCCACTTGCCTTACACCATGGCTCTCAGCTCTAGCATATGCAAAATGCAGGGTCAATATTGACAGTCTAAAACACCAGCAGGTATGCGGATGAAGAGACAGACCCCTGCATACAGCACCTCTGGCAGATTGAGCCCCACCCTTTGCAAACTCCGAGTGTGGAGGAACCTCTGgccttggcctcagtttctgggGTCACCCCGACTCTGCGGCACACATGGTCCTCTGATGCcagcctgcctcctgcctgctcctcctccccagcacagAACCTCAACAAAGAAGGGAATACGTGTTCCAAATGTCACTTCCACCTGAAATCCCACTTTTAGGGAAACTGAAACAGGGGGATcccaagttcaagcccagcccaAGTAAGTTagtgagaccctaactcaaaataaaattgaCAAACAGGGTTACCAATGTGCCTTTGATATATGCACAAGCatatgcacaaagccttgggttcagtaccacaaaaacaaaacgcTTCtggggaggaaaaacaaaaaaccaataaaaacaaacaaatgaaaaaccctCCCATTTACTAAGATTGCCGTGTTTCCAATAAATCCTTTCCGTCCCAGGAACCCCTTGCAATCCATACAAAGTTCTAGAGGAGGGCTAAGTGGGGAGAAGGGTCATCTTTGCCCATCACTGTCATCCACAAGTTGAGTTGAGTCCCACCCTGCAGAGCTGAGTGATCCCTGCCCCAGTGTGGACTCCAGGGCTCAGCTCCAGCCACACAGCTAGCTGGCTTCTCCTCCGAGTTGGGACCTGACCAAGAATCTGAGGCGCCGCCCACTGCAGTTATTAAAAGTTCTCAGAGGCTTTACCTCGCCCTCTCTCGGGAGCAAGAGCTGTGCCAAGAGGGCCCTGGGGACATG comes from the Onychomys torridus chromosome 19, mOncTor1.1, whole genome shotgun sequence genome and includes:
- the Zc3h12d gene encoding LOW QUALITY PROTEIN: probable ribonuclease ZC3H12D (The sequence of the model RefSeq protein was modified relative to this genomic sequence to represent the inferred CDS: deleted 1 base in 1 codon), giving the protein MERRSKMEFFQKLGYSQDDVVRVLGKLGDSALVNDVLQELIQTGSRPRAQDEPANSTGVVLTPRGCCGVRDSAQQGLEEAGGDPAGYLRPIVIDGSNVAMSHGNKEAFSCRGIRLAVDWFRDRGHTYIKVFVPSWRKEPSRSDTPIREPHVLEELERQAVLVYTPSRKVNGKRVVCYDDRYIVKVAFEKDGVIVSNDNYRDLQNENPEWKWFIEQRLLMFSFVNDRFMPPDDPLGRRGPTLSNFLSKKPRPPEPSWQHCPYGKRCTYGVKCRFYHPERPHHALLPVADELRAKTRAWPGGGAEEQRPPSIRSSPAAPRPLPREPGAHSLPPAPQPATLATLGRSFSRLTFSETPASCVSSQMREPDWMPTGGPTSWAVPTPRAGDLGSPTCPQAQLPDGHRSRDMHSDLPPQRRSLEDPWTLLPSSYRYLSHPGWLESAWGKDGFRGPSGSAQPAANGGGARTAFCSVFSADQQNSGMASDPALSDLALLTLQQGSQRTGARLGDP